Within the Oncorhynchus masou masou isolate Uvic2021 chromosome 1, UVic_Omas_1.1, whole genome shotgun sequence genome, the region tggggctggagaaatgtaaccaatgTCATAGACAAAGCCATAGATGCAAGGACTCCATGATATGTATTTCCACTATGTTTTTAAGCTAGGCCTACAATATTTGTTTacattacattgtttacaaacaatggagtaaaacaagtttATTTTTAGGGCTTGAAGGGGTACAACAgctatatgtaaaaaaaaaaaaaaaaatgggtatacagtgccttcggaaagcattcagatcccttgacttttcccacatttggttacgttacagccttattctaaaatttattaaataaatgtttttgctcagaaatctacacacaatacaccataatgacaaagcgaaaaaaaaAATTTAATGTTTGCAGGtgtattcaaaataaaagacataaaataccttatttacgtaaatattcagaccctttggtatgagacttgaagttgagctcaggtgcatcctgtttcgattgatcatccttgagatgtttctacaacttgattggagtccacctgtggtaaattcaattggttggacatgatttggaaaggcacacatctctctatataaggtcccacagttgacagtgcatgtcagagcaaaaaccaagctatgaggtcgaaggaattgtctgtagagctccgagacaggattgtgtctaggcacagatctggtgaagggtcacaaaacatttctgcagcattgaaggccctcaagaacacagtagcctccatcattcttagatggaagaagtttggaaccaccaagactcttcctagagctggccgtgcGGCCATAAAGGAGAAATCGGGGGGAATGcccttggtcagtgaggtgaccaagaacccgatggtcactctgacagagctccagagttcctctgtggagatgagagaaccttccagaagaacaaccataccctaccaatcaggcatttatggtagagtggccagacggaagccactcctcagtaaaaggcacatgacatcccacTTGGaatttgctaaaaggcacctaaagactctccgactatgagaaacaagattctctggtctgttgaaacaaaaaattgaactctttgccctgaatgccaagcgtcacgtctggagaaaacctggcactaatcctacagtgaagcatggtgatgaaagcatcatgctgtagcgatgtttttcagtggcagggactgggagactagtcggcattgaggcaaagatgaacggagcaaagtacagagagatccttgatgaaaacctgctccaaagaaCCCAGGGCCTGAGACTGTTCACccttcaacaggataatgaccctaagcacacagccaagacaacgcaggagtggcttcgggacacgtctctgaatgtccttgagtggccagccagagcccggacttgaacctaatctagcatctctggagagacctcaaataactgtgcagcaatgctcccaatccaacctgacagagtttaagaggatctgcagagaagaattggagaaactctccaattacaaaaatgtctaaaaacttgtttttgttatgtcattatggggtattatatgTAAATTTATAAGGGTAAAAAATgatataatccattttagaataaggctgtagcgtaataaaatgtggaaaaggtaaaggggtctgaatactttccgaaggcaccgtaTGTCATTAATTgaaaagtccaaaaatggatgtaccaatcACAGATTGTCCTTTTTATGTAAACAATCTAAAGCTTTTGTCCAacacaatcaatcaaccaatcaaaaaAATAATAAGTCAATGAAATGTATTCATAAAGTTCTTACATCAACAGCCTGCGAGACAGGCAACTGCTTGACCACTTGTgaatacattattacatcatgCTAAGGAAGTGTTATTAGAACTAATCAGGAAGAAGAGCAACTTTATGTAAATCCTCTACTGTGCCCTCTGCCTCAGAAGGCCCAAACAATGTGCATGCAAACACCTGCACATACACTACACCTAAATGGGCCTTAAGAGGCCCATTGTCAATGGTAgaaattattttttttgtttttaatgcgACCATGTTTTTCCTGACTGAAGATACTTGCATGACACAGCACAGTTTCGCTGAGTCAAACTATTAGCCCTACATTTCAAAGTGGTGTTTTTGGTTGGTAGCTAGGGAGTGAGGAACTTCACACTGTGAACTTCTGTTAGATCAAATAATTGTGGCAGCTAGACATATCATGGTATCTATTCAGCATGTTCTATTCACACTAACATGTAGGCTAATGAGTTAATTTGTGGCCATACTGAAGGCCTAGTTATATATGCATACTATTCCTTAATCTGTGGTCACGTAAACGTCATTATACATTTATTGCAGGCCAATGCCATCTCATCATGTTTAGGATAATGAAGTTTCCCTATTTTACTCACACACATCAAGTCCCATCACATTGGGCCTCGGGTTTATATAGTTCCATTTGAAATCACCGCCTGGAACACACCAGGGAATGTCTACGTAGTCTAAACCACATTGGGGCCTAAGTGCATCTGAAATGTACACAGGGTATGCAGACCCTATTTTATTAATTTGACAAACAAATATATCTATGTTTTGATATTAAAAAACACAACATTGGATTTGGATAATATCTTGGCCATTACATAACGCAATTTACGGAATACCCTGTGGGCCAATTAAATCAGATGACAATTTGAAGCAATTTCACTAATACACACTTGCATAACAGTCGTGGCAATATAGCCTGGCGGATAATAGAGGCGCGAGCTGATGATAATGGCAATGATGACGATAATAATATATATCATACACATATCATGTTTAGGCCTCAAAGTTCTCATGGAGAATTCGGGTGGAGAAGAGTGCACGGTGCTAAAGCTGAACATTCCACCTTCCTTCCACCACCTGCAGAATGCGCAAGCCCACAACAGCTCGCTCACTGCAGCTACAGCTTCTTGATTTATTACACTGCATAAAACACATTTAGGCTGTAGGCATATAACATATAAATAACACAGTATTCCAATTGTATAGTAGTCAGCCGTTTCAACGACATTGAATAATGTACATTGATGTTGATTGACAGACGTGACAGCCAACCCCACATTGATTTAGATCCAAATGCATAGCTTGGTTAGCCTCAATGTAGCCGTAGCCTATTCATTCTACAGAATGGGTGCTTTTGCTTACCTCCAGCGTTCGTATTTCTTTTTGTGTCAAGTCGTTGGATGTGGCACATTTGGTCCTCAAACCCTCCAAGCTGGAAATGCTTATGTCTATCATATTTTGAACCAACTCGCACTGCTGCAAAGCTTTTTGCAAACTCAAATGCTGCTCGTCGCTTTGTGTCATATTCTCCTCGTCCATAGTTTGCGAGCAGTGGTCGTTTTTATGTGTACTTCAACAAACAATACTCTACTCGGGGACAAAAAGGTGGAAATAGCTCCATGTAATAAAGTACCCTGCAAAACGCCAGCCAACGTGGTGTTATAATCTATTATATACACTGGTTTAGAAACGAGATGTGATCTATGTGAAAGTCGACTTCATTGTAATAGTCCTTGTATTCCAGGTGGTGGTTCATCAAGGTGTTTCTGATTGAGCCTGGTACTGATGCTGAGGGTTATATCGTCAAACACATTATGCAGATAGCCTAGGCTATACCTCCTCAACAAAAATCAGAACACAACCGATCAAGTCTTATCTAATAAATCCAGTCATAACTGATCAATAACGCTAAAGCAGCTTCTTATAATCATTTTTAAAGTGATGCTGTGTGGATTGGGTACAGGTTCTACCGTCACACATGCCAGCAGCTGCATCCCGGTTCGCTCCCACCACCACACCGACATGTTTCACGTCAATCAAATCCACAGCAACAGCATTACCCATGGAAGCTGCGGGAGAAGGGGGGGCACCGTTTGGGGCACCATCAACGAGTGATGCTGCGTGTAGGAGGAGTTATCGCGAGATTATATCAGTGCAGTGAGCGTGAATTCAGTTTTAACTTCATATCAGTAGGTAGTTTCCATCATCAGCTCCACATTATAATTGTAATATATTGTCAGTCTGGTAGGGCCTGTATGTCATTGGATTGGGAGAATTTTTTTATCTAGGCTTTTCTAAAACTGCCCTTGTAAGGCTACTTGTATCTTGGtcaattgacacacacacacacagatgtggtAGTAAAAAAGAACTGATCACTGCTTGCAGTGAAAAAGGTTTATACcttcaatatattttttttaacaaaagTGAGCAAGCTGTTGTGCAAAAAAAGTActtgtgtttaccctccactgcacacacacacagacaataaccATACATTTTATGTTACAATTGTATACTCCAAATTCACTGCAACAGTTATTGCCTGTCTGTCCAAATTAAATCACAGAACGATGAGTGAGCCTGAGTAGGCCAGGCCAACATCTCTCACTGAATTATACTTTATGACAGCTCTTTCTCTTGTGGGTGGAAATAAACAGGGGGGCAATATAGAGCATTTACAAGTGAGTGTCATCTTGAATGAGGCAGGGTAGTGGGGAACCAGTGATTTTTATGACATTTCCTCCATCAtctgcagagacagacagcattGTGTCTCACTGCTGGACTGAACAGGCATGGTGCTGTGCTGCCTGCTGGAAATCCCTCATCACACAATTAAAAAGTGATACTTGGCTTCCAAGGCTACACTACATTGTTGCCCAGTTTCTAGTGATTTCTAGAATGAGTGTGTTGTGCCCCATGTAGAGTATGTGATCAGAAATACAGCTAATCAAGCAATCAAAATAGTTTATTGTAGGCTGTCAGCCTCCAACAAGACAGGATTCTTTAGGTTAATGATTTTTGGCACCCTGTGTTGTCTCTTGAACTAAATACTTTGATTCAACTGCCAGATTAAAAGACAAATGTCAATCACTTTTTGATAAGAGCACATCTAAGTGCTACTAGGCTACATTTGCATGTATTTCAGTGAGTCAAATTTATTCACAAATTATTGATTAGCATAACTATCTGTACAATCCAAATGGCAGTATACATTGCGGTCCACAATTAGTTTTGAAACTTGACCGCACCAACATACTTTGTTTGCATTCATGGTCACGATATACCCGATTTTGCCTTTGGTAACTAGGGGAAACTGGCAGGGGGGGCACAACTAAATTTAAGTCAATCGTGGGATTACCTCTCCCACCAATGCATTCTACAATGGAAAGATGACCTTAATCGTAAAAGGCTTTGGCGTTTCGGTAAAAAATAAGACACGCTTATCACAAAGGGAGTAGCTTCTGGCGTGTTTTTGCTATTCACCGTTGAACTGAAAATTATCCTAGCACCGCCGAAAGTGATTACCACATCCGCTTTACTTCCGGATTGAGGTTCGTATTGTTTGAGAATGGGCGTCAATACTATGTAAAATTTATGAACACCGCGTGGTCATTTAGCTAAAATATGACCATGTCAGAATTTGCCCCATCTACTACTTTCGAGTGAGTAGTCCTTTTCGTCGTTAATGGACCGATCTCTTGAATGTGGTAAATCTGTAGTGAATAAAATGCACAAAAACCGTATACATCACATCAACGCTGTTTCGTTAATTTGAAATGGCAGAATGGCTTCACTAATGACTGGTGAGATATGTTTCAACAAATCGTTTTAATAGGCGCAATGAAGACAATTGACAAAAAATAATCTTAAATGTTGAGGATACACAGACCAGAAATACAAAATCGCCCCCAGGTGGAATGTTATTGGGGCAAGACCATGAACATGGTTTGTAAATCAATGGCCGACACACGTGGCTAAATGTAAAGATGCTCGAGCTAGATACTTAAACACAGAATAGGACTAAGATTACAACAAAAGTCTTTCGGTCAACACGGACATTTCTTGAAGAGTCAGCCAAATGATCTTGAATCGGAGTGTTACTCGTTTACAGCATAGCTAGAGCTGTCGTAACTGTCCCTTTAGGAGCCTCAAGAGGTACCCGTAGCATCCTTAGGCCCTAATTATTGTCCCTGTAGCCACCGCCGGAGGAGTATCCACCGCCTCGGCCTCCACCACCGCCGCCGCTCCTGTATCCGCCACCACCTCCGTAACCCCGGTCTTCGCCGCCATAGCTACGGCCACCGCCGCCACCATatccaccaccgccgccaccaccataTCCACCACCGCCTCGGGAACCTCTGAATCCACCGCCTCCTCCACCGCCGCCACGACCGCCACCCTGGCCTGCCTCATTCACACGGATGGTTCTGCCGTCAAGAGACTGACCGTTCATTCCCTCCATTGCGTCCTTAGCATCCTCGGCATTGTCGTACTTCACAAAGCCGAAACCACGAggccttcctgtttctctgtccatgatgacatcacattTTGCGATGTTTCCGTACTTGGAGAAAGCTTCCGCAAGAGATTGCTCTGTGGTGTCGAAGCTCAGGCCACCGACGAAAAGTTTTCCTTCGTCGGACATGTTTCTTTGTCTTTTACGAACAGAACGAGAAAAGCTGCTGCTTGGAGAGGTACGTCGTCGGAAAAGAAATGGAGGCTTGCCGCGAAATATTATAAAGATTAATTTGACTCCGCCCACATTAAATAAACGGATACGATTGGTTGCAAACATGCCGTAAAACCTAGTTTAGTGACGTAAAACACATTTTGTTGAAGTGAAGCGCGCCAAGAAAATTTTGCCGATTAGTGAAGCGCTCTTTTCTTGCTAACTAAATCAACGATTCAAATGGCAACGACTAGCAAGATACTGTTGCAGTCAAGAAATTTGCCGTGGTAAGTTGAATCAGCAAGCTAGTTTACGTTTTGCCAGCAAGGTAGTTACGTTACGTTTAGCAGGATTTAGCTAGGGTTGtcactagttaacacagccacaaacTCATAATTCTGGCTAAACCCCGCCCATTTCTACAAGTTATCTCCTTAAAATGATTTAagacctaaccacactgctaatctTATGTCTATCTATATTCATAAATGAAGACTACATAGCTAATTGTTGTAGCCAATGTTTATTTTGTGGCTGTGTAATGACTGTGGttgtgttatctagtggaaaccGTTAGCTACTGTAGCTCGCCGAATCAATCAATGTTTCGCTTGTGTGTGATGAGTATTTTAGCTGACTTGTAAACGTTATTGTCATGAACATCTTACCATGCATGTAAGATGTCAATGAATATGACGTTACTTTTCGTACCGCTCCCTGACTTATTGTccgacacataccagctctagcAAGAACTGGTCCCGCAATGTTATGTTAAATGTATGTGACGCAGTCCCGGTCCCAGCAATTTTTCAACCCCTAGTCAAGATCAAAATGCTCAAAAGAGATTCTCACGTAGCCAAATGTATTAGGCTATCGGTATTATTGGGCTTTATCAGCCAATAGGGTAGAGGAAGTTTGAAAGATAGAGTTGGGGCGAAATATAGGAGATCAAACACTTGACTTGAGCTACACTTTACATAACATTTAGAAGCGGAACAATTTGCAAACTGAGTAAAATATATGTGTTATTAATATTTAATTCCTGTCAATGTTTCATATAATGTTTTTCTGAATCAAAACGGGCTTTAGGTGGGCGTGGCAAAGGGCGCAGTCGCCATATGACCTACAGATGCACATGCGTTTTGCAGTATGTTGTTTTTGCCGGATGTCTAAACCCCATTTTCCGTACGTGATGCACACGTGCTTCGCAAGGTCAGTTGGCGAAGAGCAGTTGAGCCCTGTTCGACCAAAGCTAATATTAGAACAGATGAACGTTATTATTTGGTCGTTTTACGGGTTTCATATGCTAGCTGAGCTACCAACAGACTGGCGCGTACAATGGCGCATTACAACAATTAATTTATTTATATTCTTCTGTCACATTCATCTCTAGCAACATCAATAAATTGAACTGGTTGTTTTCATATAGAGTAGTGATTTCAAATCACTAGCTTGCCCAGCATGATGGCATGCTAAATTATGCACAGAACAGTTGTGTGTATTGATTTTGCACGCCATTATGTTGTCTGGTTTACAGTACCCAAGTGTAGTAATGATGAATTGTCCCAGTGTCATTCTTACAAGAGACACATTTCCATTTACACAATCGTCATGATCATTTTGACCTCTGTATGGTCCTTCCCAATAGATCACTTTTACTTCCATCTGTACCGCCGCATGGTAATGCcacacattattgggcacagacaacaccacaaagggcaagaaggtagagataactatacatcacgcgaagcagccacaactgtcagtatgagtgagtctttgaatgaggagatagagataaaactgtccagtttgagtgtttgttgcagctggttccagttgctagctgcagcaaactgaaaagaggagcgaccccaggatgtgtgtgctttggggacctttaagaGAATGGGACTGGCAGAATGGGTATTGTaagtggaggatgagggctgcagtaggtatctcacaTAGGGGGCAGTGAGGCCTAATAGGGTTTCATAAagaagcatcaaccagtgggtcttgcgacgggtatacagagatgaccagtttacagaggagtatagaatgcagtgatgtgtcctataaggagcattggtggcaaatttgatggccgaatggtaaagaacatctagccgctcgagagaaCCCTTACCTGCTggtctataaattatgtctccgtaatctagcatgggtaagaTGGTCATCCGAATCAGGGTTATTTTGACAGCAGGGGATGAAAGAGGAGCGATttatgatagaggaaaccaagtctagatttaaccttaccccgcagctttgatatgtgctgagataaggacagtgtaccgtctagccatactcccaaatGCTTGCATGTGGTGacgacctcaagctctaaaccctcagaggtaggaATCACATCTGTGGGGAGAGGGGCTTTCTTCTTACCAAActacatgacctttgttttggaggtgttcagaacaaggttaagggcataGAAAGCTTGTTGtgcactaagaaagctttgttttAGAGCGTTTAatacaaaatccggggaggggccagcttagtataagactgtatcatctgcatataatggatgagagagcttcctactgcctgaatTTTAGAGTAGGGTCTATCTGCAGATGGCGTTTACTACATGCCGGGGGCCTCTACACGTCATAAACGACATGCTTTACCAACTGCCACTGaggctgctagctagctaggacGCCGGCACACactgtgcaacaaaagttcaacattcaccttctgctaccatttttGTCAAGCCGTCTTTGCATACAATTTGATGCATATATTCGATAAATCCAACATAcgcaccacacagaacacactgcagctgcctctgcaacgcaatgctgcaaggcaaacacaGCGTTTcatggaaatgaatgtacttatGGTGTACCAAAACGCATGCTGGTGTGACCGAGGCGTTACAGCGAGGGTAATCACTACCTGGTGGTTTGAAACTATTCTGTGAAATACGGTTTGATTAGTGGAAGGAATCAATGTGATTTGGGTTGGCTccactagctagctacttcccttGCCGCAACATTAACATAATTGCGGAAAATCAGTGTTCGGCAGGCAGGGGCAAAAGACACTGTACCGGCGTcccctagcctagctagctagcagcctACTTCGGTGGGTTTTTTCGGTGGTTGGCATCCAATGTTGGTGCATTACtgccacctactgtgctggagTGCTGGCCAGAGATGGCGCTAGCAGCCTCAATGGCAGTGGGCGCGACATGTAGTTAGTGACACATAGTGGGCACAGAATGTAGTGGGGGCGTggcatgtatactgaacaaaaatataatctaaaaatgcaacaatttctttacaattttacttagttacagttcatataaagaaatcaataaatgtaaataaattgggccctaatctatggattacacatgactgggaatacagacatgcagctgttggtcagagatacctaaaaataaaatgttttaacaagtcagcatctggtgtgactaccatttgcctcatgcagtgcaacaCATTTAATTCGCATAGCGTTGATCTGGCAGTTGATTGTGGCCTGAGGAATGTTGTATCAatcctcttcaatggttgtgcgaagttgctggatattggcgggaattgGAACACGTTgttgtacatgtcgatccagagcatcccaaacatgctcaatgggtgatattCTGGTGAgtatgctgaaacatgaagtgatggcggtggatgaatagcacgacaatgggcctcaggatctcatcacagtatctctgtgcattcaaattgccattgataaaatgcaattcgttgtccgtagcttatgcctgcccataccataaccccaccgccaccattgggcactctgttcacaacgttgacatcagcaaaccactcgcccccACACGACTTCATACAGTTATGACTTCTGCACACGACTTCTGCAGctatgaggccggttggacacaCTGCCAAAtactctaaaatgacgttggagtcGGCTTATGATATAGagattaacattacattctctggcaacagctctggtggacattcctgcagtcagcatgccaatttcatgctccctcaaaacttcagacatctgtggcattgtgtgacaaaactgcaccttttagagtggcattttattgtcccaagcacaaggtgcacatatgtaatgataatgctgcttaatcagcttcttgatatgccacacctgtcaggtggatagattatcttggcagagAAAAAATGGTCACAAACAggtatgtaaacacatttgtgcacagaatgagagagaaataagatttttatttcagctcatgaaacatgggaccaacactttacattttgcgttatttttgttttgtgtaGTAACCGCAGTCTGCAGATAGACATTTTTAGAATTTTAGAGAACATTTTAGAGACCTCCATCTTGGTGGTGTAGAGACATTTTTGCATTTTAAAGCCaatttcctgcagttctacacattttgttttttgctcAAACATAACACCTAAAACGGTTAATTCATTGTTTTTGGAATTTTTCATTTTCCCTGACTGACTAGCTTCTTTTTTTTTGGTGATTGTGGAGTTCTCAAAGATtatattataaaaaaaaatataggtccattatcttttctGCATACTTTATTTTAGTTGTTAATGTTTACAAAGAAAGTGTTTTTCAatccaaaatattttatatttatttatttttactagaggttgaccgattatgatttttcaacaccgataccgattattggaggatccAAAAAAACGATGTCGATTAATCTGccgataatttttttttttttctttttttgtaataatgacaaatacaacaatactgaatgaacacttattttaacttaatataatacataaataaaaataaatttagccccaaataaataatgaaacatgttcaatttggtttaaataatgcaaaaacaaagtattggagaagtaaaagtgcaatatgtgccatgtaaaaaagctaacgtttgagttccttgctcagaacatgagaacatatgaatgttggtggttccttttaacatgagacttcaatattccaaggtaagaggttttaggttgtagttaatatagtatttataggactatttctctctataccatttgtatttcatatacctttgactattggatgttcgtataggcactatagtattgccagtgtaacagtatagcttccgtccctctcctcgcccctacctgggctcaaaccaggaacacatcgacaacagccaccctcgaagcagcgttactcatcgctccacaaaagccgcggcccttgcagagcaaggggaataactactccaagtctcagagcgagtgttgtttgaaacgctattagcgcgcaccccgctaactagctagccatttcacatcggttacaccagccattaggctgataggcttgaagtcataaacagtgctgtgcttgtgaagagctgctggcaaaacacactaaagtgctgtttgaatgaatgcttacgagcatgttgctgcctaccatcgctcagtcagactgctctatcaaatcatagactatattgcctgctaacctggatttcttttagctaaatatgcaggtttaaaaatatatacttctgtgtattgattttaagaaaggcattggtgtttatggttaggtacagtcctccaacgattgtgcttttttcgcaaatgcgcttttgtgaAATCATCTCCCAGCATTGCATCGATTATaagcaacgcaggacacgctagataaactagtaatatcatcaacaatgtgtagttataactagtgattatgattgattgattgttttgt harbors:
- the LOC135527538 gene encoding kinase suppressor of Ras 2-like, whose translation is MDEENMTQSDEQHLSLQKALQQCELVQNMIDISISSLEGLRTKCATSNDLTQKEIRTLEGKLVKYFSRQLSCKVRVASQEDNTELQDFPRLGHWFRIVNLRKEVTEVH
- the LOC135545335 gene encoding uncharacterized protein LOC135545335, which codes for MSDEGKLFVGGLSFDTTEQSLAEAFSKYGNIAKCDVIMDRETGRPRGFGFVKYDNAEDAKDAMEGMNGQSLDGRTIRVNEAGQGGGRGGGGGGGGFRGSRGGGGYGGGGGGGYGGGGGRSYGGEDRGYGGGGGYRSGGGGGGRGGGYSSGGGYRDNN